From Anolis carolinensis isolate JA03-04 unplaced genomic scaffold, rAnoCar3.1.pri scaffold_8, whole genome shotgun sequence, a single genomic window includes:
- the vps26b gene encoding vacuolar protein sorting-associated protein 26B: protein MSFFGFGQTADLELVLSDAESRRRAEHKTEEGKKEKYFLFYDGETVSGRVILTLKHPNKRLEHQGIKVEFIGQIELYYDRGNHHEFVSLVKDLARPGEFTQSQTFDFEFTHVEKPYESYTGQNVKLRYFLRATVSRRLNDVVKEMDIVVHTLSTYPELNSSIKMEVGIEDCLHIEFEYNKSKYHLKDVIVGKIYFLLVRIKIKHMEIDIIKRETTGTGPNVYHENDTIAKYEIMDGAPVRGESIPIRLFLAGYELTPTMRDINKKFSVRYYLNLVLIDEEERRYFKQQEVVLWRKGDIVRKSMSHQAAIASQRFEGTSSQTESRPPSQPSENNGRQ from the exons ATGAGCTTCTTTGGGTTCGGACAGACCGCCGACTTGGAACTGGTCCTGAGCGACGCCGAGAGCAGGCGGCGAGCAGAACACAAGACCGAAGAGGGCAAGAAGGAGAAGTACTTCCTCTTCTACGACGGAGAGACGGTTTCAGGGAGGGTCATCCTCACCCTCAAGCATCCCAACAAACGCCTGGAGCACCAAGGCATCAAGGTGGAGTTCATTGGGCAAATTG AACTGTATTATGACCGAGGGAACCACCATGAATTTGTGTCCCTGGTGAAGGATTTGGCCCGTCCCGGTGAATTCACCCAATCACAAACCTTCGATTTCGAATTCACACATGTTGAGAAACCGTATGAGTCGTATACCGGACAGAACGTGAAGCTAAG GTATTTCCTCCGTGCCACGGTGAGCCGCAGGCTGAATGATGTGGTGAAAGAAATGGACATTGTTGTGCATACACTGAGCACGTACCCCGAACTCAATTCCTCCATCAAGATGGAGGTGGGGATTGAAGATTGCCTGCACATCGAGTTTGAGTACAATAAATCCAA GTACCATTTAAAAGATGTGATTGTTGGGAAGATCTATTTCCTCCTGGTGCGGATCAAGATCAAACACATGGAGATCGACATCATCAAGAGGGAGACCACGGGGACTGGACCCAACGTGTACCACGAGAACGATACAATAGCGAAATACGAGATTATGGACGGGGCTCCAGTAAGAG GGGAATCCATCCCCATTAGGCTCTTCTTGGCTGGCTATGAGCTGACGCCCACCATGAGGGACATCAATAAGAAGTTCTCGGTGCGCTATTACCTCAACCTGGTGCTGATTGATGAAGAAGAGCGGCGCTATTTTAAACAGCAG GAGGTGGTGTTATGGCGCAAAGGGGACATTGTACGGAAGAGCATGTCCCATCAGGCTGCGATTGCCTCCCAGCGTTTTGAAGGCACGTCCTCCCAGACAGAAAGCAGGCCGCCCAGCCAGCCATCAGAGAACAACGGCCGACAGTGA